The genomic interval AAAAGGATAAAGGAATTGCTGTCCAAGAGGAGGTAGTGAACTTTGTCGGCTCATAAGAAAGCAGTCACACGACTAGATTCTAATTATATGCAGCAGTACGATGCCTACATAGCGAGACAACACAGAAAGAAAAAGCGGCTGGTGCGCCGACTCGTTTTATTTTCTATTGTCACCATGTTAATTGTTGGCGGCCTGACTGTTTACCATCTGAAACAGCGTTCACTGCAGGCGGATAAACAGGAACAATACGAGCAGTTGC from Lentibacillus cibarius carries:
- a CDS encoding FtsB family cell division protein; protein product: MSAHKKAVTRLDSNYMQQYDAYIARQHRKKKRLVRRLVLFSIVTMLIVGGLTVYHLKQRSLQADKQEQYEQLQDNLASLEKKEKNLKEEISLLNNEEYVLEIARTNYFFSKEGELIFKIPDKSPSY